A portion of the Bacillus sp. es.034 genome contains these proteins:
- a CDS encoding TetR/AcrR family transcriptional regulator, translating to MDKRNAILESAVELFGAHGYNQTSMQQIAESVGISKGSLYSYFQSKEDLIISIYEHYQQLVFERAFVVGLDGNLPPIERFAKQFQVQFEGILEYKSYMKMHMRGESAKNSEKLAAMEHRMRGRLFSWLEQNLLEVYGEEIRPYKWDLMWMTQSIYASYMMLMISQDDTLDPSRLGRHLVRQITLLAHDFLSGESSPQLNDDMMKSFSVSMDKEGAFISFEKREKAWKSLYGKIKGMNNSGYYMDIANRISGECRGSEPDKLVLKGLFRLLMDTEGIRVEAEELEKQLLPE from the coding sequence ATGGATAAAAGGAATGCAATACTCGAATCAGCTGTGGAACTCTTCGGAGCCCACGGTTACAATCAGACGTCCATGCAGCAAATCGCCGAAAGTGTCGGCATATCAAAAGGCTCACTTTACTCATATTTTCAATCAAAGGAAGATTTGATCATTTCTATTTACGAGCACTATCAACAGCTTGTATTTGAACGGGCATTCGTTGTAGGGCTGGATGGGAATCTGCCTCCTATAGAGAGATTTGCAAAACAGTTCCAAGTACAATTCGAAGGGATTTTGGAGTACAAGTCTTATATGAAGATGCACATGCGAGGGGAGTCCGCTAAAAATAGTGAAAAACTGGCGGCTATGGAGCATCGTATGAGGGGGCGTCTATTCAGCTGGCTTGAACAAAATCTCCTCGAGGTATACGGGGAGGAAATCAGGCCGTACAAATGGGATCTGATGTGGATGACCCAATCCATCTATGCGTCTTATATGATGCTGATGATTTCTCAGGATGATACCCTTGACCCCTCAAGACTTGGGAGACACTTGGTAAGGCAGATTACTCTTCTTGCACATGACTTCCTAAGTGGAGAAAGTTCTCCGCAATTGAATGATGACATGATGAAATCTTTTTCTGTCAGTATGGATAAGGAAGGTGCGTTCATATCGTTCGAGAAAAGGGAGAAAGCTTGGAAGTCCCTGTATGGGAAGATCAAGGGTATGAATAATAGTGGTTATTATATGGACATAGCGAACCGGATTTCAGGGGAATGCAGGGGATCGGAGCCCGACAAATTGGTCTTGAAAGGATTATTCCGGTTATTAATGGATACGGAAGGTATAAGAGTGGAAGCTGAAGAGTTAGAAAAACAGCTCCTTCCCGAGTGA